Proteins encoded together in one Actinomycetota bacterium window:
- a CDS encoding DUF294 nucleotidyltransferase-like domain-containing protein has protein sequence MTAQRDLLSVRAGTLASRPIVTCAPDDTVAQAARRMRDRLVSSLIVDSRPPGLVTATDLRDRVLAAGLDPGTPVRQVMTTPLHTIPADSTIGEVMLAMVDRGIHHLPLTRQGRLVGIVSDTDLLRRESHHPLLVRRQLDRAAGPEELAAYAREVTTAAARLVGVGTPPAEVTRFLTSANDALYVGAARDGEAALGPPPCPYALLVLGSGARRESTLRTDQDHALVLADGTAPGADGWFAALAEHLAATLELCGLVRCPGDIMATNPARRVPLGAWQEQFIRWIEEPEEDAVLAAATYFDFRQLHGELDAEAPLRRIAGQAAGNRRFLGRLAVAALWRRPPLGFLHHLRGDHHGRIDLKAHGTAPIVDLARLLALDAGDPAVATTARLQAAADHGTAGTAATDLAAAFEYLQRLRLRHQADRLAAGAVPDDAVSLAELTALQRRWLKDTAELLRTCQESIRIAYRTDLIG, from the coding sequence ATGACGGCGCAACGGGACCTGCTCTCGGTCCGAGCCGGGACGCTGGCCAGCCGGCCGATCGTCACCTGCGCCCCCGACGACACGGTGGCCCAGGCGGCCCGGCGCATGCGCGACCGGCTCGTGTCGTCGCTGATCGTCGACAGCCGGCCGCCTGGCCTGGTGACCGCCACCGACCTCCGCGACCGCGTGCTCGCGGCAGGCCTTGATCCGGGCACACCGGTACGCCAGGTCATGACCACGCCGCTGCATACCATCCCGGCCGACAGCACCATCGGCGAGGTGATGCTCGCCATGGTCGACCGGGGCATCCACCACCTGCCCCTGACCCGGCAGGGACGGCTGGTCGGGATCGTCTCCGACACCGACCTGCTGCGGCGGGAGTCCCACCATCCCCTGCTCGTCCGCCGCCAGCTCGACCGGGCGGCCGGCCCCGAGGAGCTGGCTGCCTACGCCCGTGAGGTGACCACGGCCGCGGCCCGACTGGTCGGGGTCGGCACTCCGCCGGCTGAGGTCACCCGGTTCCTGACCAGCGCCAACGATGCCCTCTATGTCGGCGCCGCCCGTGACGGGGAGGCGGCGCTCGGGCCGCCCCCGTGCCCGTATGCGCTCCTCGTCCTGGGCAGCGGGGCCCGCCGGGAGAGCACGCTCCGCACCGACCAGGACCACGCCCTGGTGCTGGCCGATGGCACCGCTCCGGGGGCCGATGGCTGGTTCGCCGCCCTGGCCGAGCACCTGGCGGCCACGCTGGAGCTGTGCGGGCTCGTCCGCTGCCCGGGCGACATCATGGCCACCAATCCGGCCCGGCGGGTCCCGCTGGGGGCCTGGCAGGAGCAGTTCATCCGCTGGATAGAGGAGCCGGAGGAGGACGCGGTGCTCGCCGCGGCCACCTACTTCGACTTCCGCCAGCTCCATGGCGAGCTCGACGCCGAGGCGCCGCTTCGGCGGATCGCCGGCCAGGCCGCCGGCAACCGGCGGTTCCTCGGCCGCCTGGCCGTGGCGGCCCTCTGGCGGCGCCCACCGCTCGGGTTCCTGCACCACCTGCGCGGCGACCACCATGGCCGGATCGACCTCAAGGCGCACGGAACCGCGCCGATCGTCGACCTGGCCCGCCTGCTCGCCCTGGATGCCGGCGACCCGGCGGTGGCCACCACCGCTCGGCTGCAGGCGGCGGCCGACCACGGCACCGCCGGGACCGCCGCCACCGACCTGGCCGCCGCCTTTGAGTACCTGCAGCGGTTGCGCCTGCGCCACCAGGCCGATCGACTGGCCGCGGGAGCGGTCCCGGACGATGCCGTCTCCCTGGCCGAGCTCACCGCGCTCCAGCGCCGCTGGCTCAAGGACACGGCTGAGCTTCTTCGCACCTGCCAGGAGAGCATCCGGATCGCCTACCGGACCGACCTGATCGGCTGA
- a CDS encoding universal stress protein has protein sequence MFRTIVLAVDGSKYSEKAVELAKRLAMSTNDEVVVTHVTELLPAHVQTYPGLDYEADREVIELAKGYVAELEEAGIKARSELRSAQYGGIARILTNLTEDLDAGLIVMGSHGRGDLTALLLGSVAHKVLHLSQRPVLIAR, from the coding sequence ATGTTCCGGACCATCGTGCTCGCCGTCGACGGCTCCAAGTACTCCGAAAAGGCGGTCGAGCTGGCCAAGCGGCTGGCCATGAGCACCAACGACGAGGTCGTGGTCACCCACGTGACCGAGCTGCTGCCCGCCCACGTCCAGACCTACCCCGGCCTCGACTACGAGGCCGACCGGGAGGTCATCGAGCTCGCCAAGGGGTACGTGGCCGAGCTGGAGGAGGCCGGGATCAAGGCGCGCAGCGAGCTTCGCAGCGCCCAGTACGGCGGCATCGCCCGGATCCTCACCAACCTGACCGAGGACCTGGACGCCGGCCTGATCGTGATGGGCTCCCACGGCCGCGGCGACCTGACCGCGCTGCTGCTCGGCAGCGTGGCCCACAAGGTCCTGCACCTCAGCCAGCGGCCGGTGCTGATCGCGCGCTGA
- a CDS encoding GAF domain-containing sensor histidine kinase, producing MASIHERYERLLGAGLALAAELSLPAALQRIVELAAELAGAGYGALGVLGPEGTISEFLTTGVTAEQRAAIGHLPVGRGILGVLIDDARPLRLHDIADDPRSVGFPANHPPMRSFLGVPVMARGRVYGNLYLTEKQGGQDFDADDERVLVLLAAQAGVAIENAQLYEEARDRAQRLEALRAITTAILAGVDTGALLALVVGHARELAGADLATLALPAGEGQLRVEAADGLLAEELQGTVFPVEGSVTGEVLGTGKAVVLADAAADARVVQPLVRAGVGPAVFIPLAVRGRSLGTLTVANAKGGPPLREADVQLVETFAEQAAVALEYGRLQGQLQRLALLEDRERIAKELHDGAIQALFAVGIGLQGAAGLAGDDEELRARLQDAVEELDRVIRDLRNYIFGLRPGILADRHLDQALQRLVEEFGQRTGVVAIAAVDPEAAAELASQAADIVQLAREALSNVSRHAQATSCRVSLYRLQDATVLEIDDDGRGFDPARASGTGQGLPNLHERAKRLGGRTQIHSTPGQGTKVQVTIPR from the coding sequence ATGGCCTCGATCCATGAGCGGTACGAGCGCCTGCTGGGGGCCGGGCTGGCGCTGGCCGCCGAGCTGTCGCTCCCGGCTGCCTTGCAGCGCATCGTGGAGTTGGCGGCCGAGCTGGCCGGGGCCGGCTACGGGGCGTTGGGGGTGCTGGGCCCCGAGGGGACCATCAGCGAGTTCCTCACCACCGGGGTGACGGCCGAGCAGCGGGCGGCCATCGGCCATCTCCCGGTGGGCCGCGGCATCCTCGGGGTGCTGATCGACGACGCCCGCCCGCTGCGGCTGCACGACATCGCCGACGACCCCCGCTCGGTCGGGTTCCCGGCCAACCACCCCCCGATGCGCTCGTTCCTGGGGGTGCCGGTGATGGCCCGGGGGCGGGTCTATGGCAACCTGTATTTGACCGAGAAACAGGGCGGGCAGGACTTTGACGCCGACGACGAGCGGGTCCTGGTCTTGTTGGCCGCCCAGGCCGGGGTGGCGATCGAGAACGCCCAGCTGTACGAGGAGGCCCGTGACCGGGCCCAGCGGCTGGAGGCCCTGCGGGCCATCACCACGGCCATCTTGGCCGGGGTCGACACCGGTGCGCTGCTGGCCCTGGTGGTGGGTCACGCCCGGGAGCTGGCCGGGGCCGATCTGGCCACCCTGGCCCTGCCGGCCGGGGAGGGCCAGCTCCGGGTGGAGGCGGCCGATGGGCTGTTGGCCGAGGAGCTACAGGGGACGGTGTTCCCGGTCGAGGGGTCGGTGACCGGTGAGGTCCTGGGCACCGGCAAGGCGGTGGTCCTGGCCGACGCCGCGGCCGATGCGCGGGTGGTCCAGCCGCTCGTCCGAGCCGGGGTCGGGCCGGCGGTGTTCATCCCCCTGGCCGTGCGTGGCCGCTCCCTCGGCACCCTCACGGTGGCCAATGCCAAGGGCGGCCCGCCCCTGCGCGAGGCCGACGTCCAGCTGGTCGAGACCTTCGCCGAACAGGCCGCGGTCGCCCTGGAGTACGGCCGGCTCCAGGGCCAGCTGCAGCGCCTGGCCCTGCTGGAGGACCGCGAACGCATCGCCAAGGAGCTGCACGACGGGGCCATCCAGGCCCTGTTCGCGGTCGGCATCGGCCTGCAGGGCGCGGCCGGGCTGGCCGGCGACGACGAGGAGCTGCGGGCCCGGCTCCAGGACGCCGTTGAGGAGCTGGACCGGGTCATCCGCGACCTGCGCAACTACATCTTTGGGCTGCGCCCCGGGATCCTGGCCGACCGCCACCTCGACCAGGCCCTCCAGCGCCTGGTCGAGGAGTTCGGCCAGCGCACCGGGGTGGTCGCCATCGCTGCGGTCGACCCGGAGGCCGCGGCCGAGCTGGCCAGTCAGGCCGCCGACATCGTCCAGCTGGCCCGCGAGGCCCTGTCCAATGTCAGCCGCCACGCCCAGGCCACCAGCTGCCGGGTCTCGCTGTACCGCCTCCAGGACGCCACCGTCCTGGAGATCGACGACGACGGCCGCGGCTTCGACCCGGCCCGGGCCAGCGGGACCGGCCAGGGCCTCCCCAACCTGCACGAGCGGGCCAAGCGCCTGGGCGGCCGCACCCAGATCCACAGCACCCCCGGCCAGGGCACCAAGGTCCAGGTCACCATCCCCCGCTGA
- a CDS encoding MFS transporter, giving the protein MPSVAGGVAAVVVALAIYAGSRGLRYFDAALVGYATATVFLAFGVVYRYAVWVSSPPARRYLRRGWQAFFSWSNFRRLPTAVPRSVLGYLGFQTFLRARGRGRWLAHQLLFWGVVLATLITFPLTFGWLAFFSDNATGPGYTIYVLGFRTVSFNALSFLGWVVFHGLDIAAVMVLAGCGWFLWRRFRHREATTGQRFGYDFFPLIGLVAISVTGLLLTFSSWLLEGRSYDFLAIAHMATVVLTLVFIPFGKFFHVIQRPASVGVEIYKRSSLERDGVFPCRRCGQPLEAAAFVADLKETMDELELGFSEWAETCPRCKRVQRGQAYLDTVKRGFR; this is encoded by the coding sequence ATGCCGTCGGTCGCCGGTGGGGTCGCCGCCGTGGTCGTCGCCCTGGCCATCTACGCGGGGAGTCGCGGGCTGCGCTACTTCGACGCCGCCCTGGTCGGCTACGCCACGGCCACGGTGTTCCTGGCCTTCGGGGTCGTCTACCGCTACGCCGTCTGGGTGTCGAGCCCCCCGGCCCGGCGCTACCTGCGCCGCGGCTGGCAGGCGTTCTTCTCCTGGAGCAACTTCCGCCGCCTCCCCACCGCCGTGCCCCGCTCGGTCCTCGGCTACCTCGGCTTCCAGACCTTCCTGCGGGCCCGCGGCCGGGGCCGCTGGCTCGCCCACCAGCTGCTGTTCTGGGGAGTGGTGCTGGCCACCCTGATCACCTTCCCGCTGACCTTCGGCTGGCTGGCCTTCTTCTCCGACAACGCCACCGGGCCCGGCTACACGATCTACGTGCTCGGGTTCCGGACGGTCAGCTTCAACGCCCTCTCGTTCCTCGGCTGGGTGGTGTTCCACGGCCTCGACATCGCCGCCGTGATGGTGCTGGCCGGCTGTGGCTGGTTCCTGTGGCGGCGCTTCCGCCACCGCGAGGCCACCACCGGCCAGCGCTTCGGTTACGACTTCTTCCCCCTCATCGGGCTGGTGGCCATCTCGGTCACCGGACTGCTGCTCACCTTCTCCAGCTGGCTGCTTGAGGGCCGCAGCTACGACTTCCTGGCCATCGCCCACATGGCCACGGTCGTGCTGACGCTGGTGTTCATCCCCTTCGGCAAGTTCTTCCACGTCATCCAGCGCCCGGCCAGCGTCGGGGTCGAGATCTACAAGCGGTCGTCCCTGGAGCGCGACGGCGTGTTCCCGTGCCGGCGCTGCGGCCAGCCCCTGGAGGCGGCGGCGTTCGTGGCCGACCTCAAGGAGACCATGGACGAGCTGGAGCTCGGCTTCTCGGAGTGGGCCGAAACCTGCCCGCGCTGCAAGCGGGTCCAGCGCGGCCAGGCGTACCTGGACACGGTCAAGCGGGGGTTCCGATGA
- a CDS encoding FAD-dependent oxidoreductase produces the protein MDAPQVIVAGGGGTGGALAHDLALRGLAVTLLERGELTSGTTGRHHGLLHSGGRYAVNDPESAVECIAENRILRRIAPGSFEENGGLFVALTDEDMDYLPRFLAGCAACGIPTRELTVADALALEPGLTPALRAAVWVPDATMDAMRLPLRFFATAQRNGARLRPFTEVTGLLTAGRAVTGVTLRDHLTGAEAELASDLVVNATGPWCERLAAMAGATVPVQPSPGVLLALVGRLCDLVVNRLHPAGDGDIVVPQRRLSIVGTSAWTVTDPDDLEVPDEHVQAMYREGARLVPAVASAAERAAWSAARPLIGATAGAGGGGGRELSRTFKCFDHAVTDGVEGFVTITGGKATTLRAMAEATADLVCTKLGVQAPCRTRDTVLAPHTAYYTGRAA, from the coding sequence ATGGACGCGCCACAGGTGATCGTGGCCGGCGGGGGCGGCACCGGAGGAGCCCTTGCCCACGACCTGGCGCTGCGCGGGCTGGCCGTGACCCTGCTGGAGCGGGGCGAGCTGACCTCGGGCACCACCGGACGCCACCACGGGCTGCTGCACTCCGGCGGCCGCTACGCGGTCAACGACCCGGAGTCGGCGGTGGAGTGCATCGCCGAGAACCGCATCCTCCGCCGCATCGCGCCCGGGTCGTTCGAGGAGAACGGCGGGCTGTTCGTCGCCCTCACCGACGAGGACATGGACTACCTGCCGAGGTTCCTGGCCGGCTGCGCGGCCTGTGGCATCCCGACCCGAGAGCTGACCGTGGCCGATGCCCTGGCCCTGGAGCCGGGCCTGACCCCAGCGCTCAGGGCGGCCGTGTGGGTCCCGGACGCGACCATGGACGCCATGCGGCTGCCGCTGCGGTTCTTCGCCACGGCCCAGCGCAACGGCGCCCGGCTGCGCCCGTTCACCGAGGTCACCGGGCTGCTGACCGCTGGCCGGGCGGTGACCGGGGTCACGCTGCGGGACCACCTGACCGGCGCGGAGGCCGAGCTGGCGTCCGACCTGGTGGTCAACGCGACCGGCCCCTGGTGCGAGCGCCTGGCCGCGATGGCGGGGGCGACCGTACCGGTCCAGCCGTCACCGGGAGTGCTCCTGGCGCTGGTCGGCCGGCTGTGCGACCTGGTCGTCAACCGCCTCCACCCGGCCGGCGACGGGGACATCGTGGTGCCCCAGCGGCGCCTGTCGATCGTGGGGACCAGCGCCTGGACCGTCACCGACCCCGACGACCTCGAGGTCCCCGACGAGCATGTCCAGGCGATGTACCGCGAGGGTGCCAGGCTGGTCCCGGCAGTGGCCTCGGCCGCCGAGCGGGCCGCCTGGTCCGCGGCCCGGCCGCTGATCGGCGCCACTGCTGGCGCCGGAGGAGGCGGCGGCCGCGAGCTGTCCCGGACCTTCAAGTGCTTCGACCACGCTGTCACCGATGGGGTGGAGGGGTTCGTCACCATCACCGGCGGCAAGGCCACCACCCTGCGGGCCATGGCCGAGGCCACCGCCGACCTCGTCTGCACCAAGCTCGGTGTCCAGGCGCCATGCCGCACCCGCGACACCGTCCTGGCGCCCCACACCGCCTACTACACCGGGAGGGCGGCATGA
- a CDS encoding molybdopterin oxidoreductase family protein, which translates to MSDVRYPVVAPGVGDFRGAGGAEPAAHWKATAAGERLVPTHCCFCGVQCGMYLRVAEGRVIGVEPRNHDINKLRLCPKGVSAYQQVHHPDRLLSPLMRDTRDGPLHPVSWEAALDRIVSEIRRIQSTYGRDAFGVLGGASMTTEKTYLMGKFARVALRTRHIDYNGRLCMVSAAAANKKAFGIDRAGNPWADLLETEVIVVAGTNIAECFPVAMQYFWGARDRGAKLVVVDPRETAMARTADEHVRLRPGTDAAFYNGMLHVIARDGLTDERFIAEHTVGWETVRDTVASYTPERVGEICGLDPRQIERVAHLWGRARRCWAAHGRGLEQHLQGVENVLSCINVSLATGQLGRPGAGYGTLTGQGNGQGGREHGQKSDMLPGGRDLSNPEHRAYVAGVWGIAEADLPHKGTSMHEMVWQMADGQIRGLLGMCNNPFVSLPNQAVVRAGYEALEFHVQSDFFLSETAARADVVLPSTVWAEDEGLTTNGEGRVIKHNKAVEPPGETRTDWEILCELARRLGSGDKFPFRSPAEILDELRVASKGGVADYYGITYEKVEATGGVFWPCPTLEHPGTPRPFEGGRFYHPDGKARFIAVEWRPPAEPPDEAFPLRLTTGRTVAHFLSGNQTRRLPGLVEQTPRPWVEVHPGLGFADGDPVRVVTRRGAVTYPALVTEAIRADTVFVPYHWAGAVAANVLTIDALDPISKMPEFKVCACRVERGQAVDPVPAPPMPPGEHPYRPETAPLTERGSPTSPQGRGTADS; encoded by the coding sequence ATGAGCGACGTCCGGTATCCGGTGGTGGCCCCCGGGGTCGGCGACTTCCGCGGCGCCGGCGGGGCCGAGCCGGCCGCCCACTGGAAGGCCACGGCGGCCGGCGAGCGGCTGGTCCCGACCCACTGCTGCTTCTGCGGCGTCCAATGCGGCATGTACCTCCGGGTGGCCGAGGGCCGGGTCATCGGGGTCGAGCCCCGCAACCACGACATCAACAAGCTGCGGCTGTGCCCCAAGGGGGTGAGCGCCTACCAGCAGGTCCACCACCCCGACCGGCTGCTGTCGCCGCTGATGCGCGACACCAGGGACGGGCCGCTGCACCCGGTCTCCTGGGAGGCGGCCCTTGACCGGATCGTGTCCGAGATCCGGCGCATCCAGTCGACCTACGGGCGCGACGCCTTCGGGGTCCTCGGCGGGGCCAGCATGACCACCGAGAAGACCTACCTGATGGGCAAGTTCGCCCGCGTCGCCCTGCGCACCCGCCACATCGACTACAACGGGCGGCTGTGCATGGTCTCAGCGGCGGCCGCCAACAAGAAGGCGTTCGGCATCGACCGGGCCGGCAACCCCTGGGCCGACCTGCTCGAGACCGAGGTGATCGTGGTCGCCGGGACCAACATCGCCGAGTGCTTCCCCGTGGCCATGCAGTACTTCTGGGGGGCCAGGGACCGGGGGGCCAAGCTGGTCGTGGTCGACCCGCGCGAGACGGCCATGGCCCGCACCGCCGACGAGCACGTGCGGCTGCGGCCCGGCACCGACGCCGCCTTCTACAACGGCATGCTGCACGTGATCGCCCGCGACGGGCTCACCGACGAGCGCTTCATCGCCGAGCACACCGTCGGCTGGGAGACGGTCCGGGACACGGTGGCCAGCTACACCCCCGAGCGGGTGGGCGAGATCTGCGGACTCGACCCGCGCCAGATCGAGCGGGTGGCCCACCTGTGGGGCCGGGCCCGGCGCTGCTGGGCGGCCCACGGCCGCGGGCTGGAGCAGCACCTCCAGGGCGTCGAGAACGTGCTCTCGTGCATCAACGTGTCCCTGGCCACCGGCCAGCTCGGCCGCCCAGGGGCCGGCTACGGCACCCTCACCGGCCAGGGCAACGGCCAGGGCGGCCGCGAGCACGGCCAGAAGTCGGACATGCTGCCGGGCGGGCGCGACCTCTCCAACCCCGAGCACCGCGCCTATGTCGCCGGCGTCTGGGGGATCGCCGAGGCCGACCTGCCCCACAAGGGCACCTCGATGCACGAGATGGTCTGGCAGATGGCCGACGGCCAGATCCGCGGCCTGCTCGGCATGTGCAACAACCCGTTCGTGTCCCTGCCCAACCAGGCGGTGGTCCGGGCCGGCTACGAGGCGCTCGAGTTCCACGTCCAGTCCGACTTCTTCCTGTCCGAGACGGCGGCCCGGGCCGACGTGGTCCTTCCCTCGACCGTCTGGGCCGAGGACGAGGGGCTGACCACCAACGGCGAGGGCCGGGTGATCAAGCACAACAAGGCGGTGGAACCGCCCGGGGAGACCCGCACCGACTGGGAGATCCTCTGCGAGCTGGCCCGCCGGCTCGGGTCGGGCGACAAGTTTCCCTTCAGGAGCCCGGCCGAGATCCTGGACGAGCTGCGGGTCGCCTCCAAGGGCGGGGTGGCCGACTACTACGGCATCACCTATGAGAAGGTCGAGGCCACCGGCGGGGTGTTCTGGCCCTGCCCGACCCTTGAGCACCCGGGCACGCCGCGGCCGTTCGAGGGCGGCCGCTTCTACCACCCCGACGGCAAGGCCCGCTTCATCGCCGTCGAGTGGCGGCCCCCGGCCGAGCCGCCCGACGAGGCGTTCCCGCTGCGGCTGACCACCGGCCGGACGGTGGCCCACTTCCTGTCCGGCAACCAGACCCGGCGGCTGCCCGGCCTGGTCGAGCAGACCCCCCGGCCCTGGGTCGAGGTCCACCCCGGGCTCGGCTTCGCCGACGGCGACCCGGTGCGGGTGGTGACCCGCCGCGGCGCCGTCACCTACCCGGCCCTGGTCACCGAGGCCATCCGGGCCGACACGGTCTTCGTCCCCTACCACTGGGCGGGGGCGGTGGCCGCCAACGTGCTCACCATCGACGCCCTCGACCCGATCTCCAAGATGCCCGAGTTCAAGGTGTGCGCCTGCCGGGTCGAGCGCGGCCAGGCGGTCGACCCGGTCCCGGCGCCGCCCATGCCGCCCGGCGAGCACCCCTACCGGCCGGAGACGGCGCCGCTGACCGAGCGGGGCTCGCCGACCTCGCCCCAGGGAAGGGGGACCGCGGACTCATGA
- a CDS encoding SRPBCC family protein, with protein sequence MARIEGELVIHRPVHEVFDFVADERNEPRYNPRIRRAEKLSPGPIGRGTRFRAEAVTLGRTTGMTIEYTTYERPRRLASSIHMPAADIAGTLRFDPVANGTRMGWSWVVRPRGPYRLLTPVIVGVGRRQERENWGGLKRFLEARKELAPAAP encoded by the coding sequence ATGGCACGGATAGAGGGCGAGCTTGTCATCCATCGGCCGGTCCATGAGGTGTTCGACTTCGTCGCCGACGAACGAAACGAGCCGCGCTACAACCCGCGCATCCGCCGGGCCGAGAAGCTCTCGCCCGGCCCCATCGGCCGCGGGACCCGGTTCCGGGCCGAGGCCGTCACGCTGGGCCGGACCACCGGGATGACCATCGAGTACACGACCTATGAGCGGCCCCGACGGCTGGCGTCGTCGATCCACATGCCGGCCGCGGACATCGCCGGGACCCTGCGCTTCGACCCTGTCGCGAACGGCACCCGGATGGGCTGGTCGTGGGTGGTCAGGCCCCGTGGGCCGTACAGGCTGCTGACCCCGGTCATCGTCGGTGTGGGCCGGCGTCAGGAGCGGGAGAACTGGGGTGGCCTGAAGCGGTTCCTGGAGGCGCGGAAGGAACTGGCGCCGGCGGCCCCCTGA
- a CDS encoding 4Fe-4S dicluster domain-containing protein, with the protein MMGTTLFIDPGRCIGCQACVAGCRECDSHRGKSMIHLDYIDVGRTAAAMPTVCMHCEDPVAPCAEVCPADAILVTADGVVQEAAKERCIGCGNCVDACPFGVPKLDVAEMLQYKCNLCYDRTSVGLAPMCATVCPTGAIFYGSIEELEADRPGAQAIDVFRFGSAEVRTGCAVVAPEAFAGPVPGGM; encoded by the coding sequence ATGATGGGCACGACGCTCTTCATCGACCCGGGCCGCTGCATCGGCTGCCAGGCGTGCGTGGCCGGCTGCCGCGAGTGCGACTCGCACCGCGGCAAGTCCATGATCCACCTGGACTACATCGACGTCGGCCGGACCGCGGCGGCCATGCCCACGGTCTGCATGCACTGCGAGGACCCGGTGGCCCCGTGCGCCGAGGTCTGCCCGGCCGACGCGATCCTGGTCACCGCCGACGGGGTCGTCCAGGAGGCGGCCAAGGAGCGCTGCATCGGCTGCGGCAACTGCGTCGACGCCTGCCCGTTCGGGGTGCCCAAGCTGGATGTGGCCGAGATGCTCCAGTACAAGTGCAACCTCTGCTACGACCGCACCTCGGTCGGCCTGGCCCCGATGTGCGCCACCGTCTGCCCCACCGGGGCCATCTTCTACGGCTCGATCGAGGAGCTGGAGGCCGACCGGCCGGGCGCCCAGGCCATCGACGTGTTCCGCTTCGGGTCGGCCGAGGTCCGCACCGGCTGCGCCGTGGTCGCCCCGGAGGCGTTCGCCGGCCCGGTCCCGGGGGGCATGTGA